agtgAACAATTGGCTGCTCCAGTTTTATTGACTTGTTCACCTCATCCCTCCTCATAAAGGACCTGCACaaacaaatatgtatttatttttggcatAAAAGATGTCAAGATGtcaattctcagaaagtaaaaataatcagcataaaaagaaaaaaagaaaaataaataaataaaaataaagcttaacTCTTGTTCCAGAAATAGTGAATGAATCATAATAACTTTGGATCTTAATTCATCACAGCAGTGATGGAAAGCTTCTGTTCTCcttttatagaaaaacaaaacaaaacaaaataaaaaaaaattctgtccttttatctttatcttttctttttgggaggggggagggttagggttagggtatgaataaaagtttttttgtttgtttgttttgttttttgttttgtttttttgacaatgaGATTATTAGTGCTGCACCCAAATCCTAACATCTACTTTGATAGGAGGCATATGTCAGTTTTTTAAGGAGGTTAGTAGTATTCACACTCTGTGTTTGATTAACAttgtggtttttttcttttttttctttatcatatTAAAACTTGTAATCATCAGATGTAGGCCAAGATATACAAATGGTACAATATATTACTGCATGGTAAAATGTAATAGAAtctaattaaatacaaaattatGTGAGAAATGACAATAATACAAGAAGATAATAAGTGAATGATGAATgaataaagttttctttgtctaagaattgaaaaaaaacaaacaaacaaacaacaaaaaacgagcatttaaattacaagaaaaaaaatgggtagcaaaataaaatcaatacaaaCTATATTGGAACATACATTATCTTTGTAagatgaacatttatttaaacatgaattCAGAGAGAACAAGCATGTTcaaaaggagcagaagaagcatacgcttttattttttaaatatcctaCACCTCCACTTGTCAAAACGATGACTCgattcccttttttctttaatcctaATTAAGCACATTGTTGCATAAGATATATGACATGTAagtgttaagaaaaaaatgtgtctggGCCAAAATCTTCTGTTTTGACCTcactgtctttctctctcttcagCCTGTCTCACCATCTTCTTCATCTTTCTCTCCAGCTCTCTTTCTGTCAATATGCTGACAAGTTCTGGCAGGCCGATTTGGAGGCCGAGGACAAATCAATACACCATCTAACAGCTGTCAGCTGGGgtcttcagtgtgtgtgtgtgtgtgtgtgtgtgtgcgtagtGTAGATCTGCTTGCATGGTATTGCATTTATTACTCTTTCCTCCCTTCCGACCCTCCTCAATAAGAACTGgtcaccccctcccctcccttttttttgttttctttaatgaggATGTCAATGAGAACtcaattaatatttataatgaCAATGAATTGAATAAAGAGGGCGCAGAGGACACTGATTTTATTATCCTTGTCATTGTCAGTGGTGTGGATCTGCTTTCCCTTTTAgagatgaaaaacagaattgtAGAGCTcacatttaaacctttaaaactttaattaaatagCAAGTGAAATGTTCAGCAGTCTTCACAGTGTCTGCAGCCACAAAGTGATCCGCATTAACCTCAAGTAAATGGGAACgagtttgtatgtgtgtgtgtgtgtgtgtgtgtgtgtacacgcTCTCCAGAGCCTGTCAGGTTCAGCCACCCCTCTCTGCTCTAATGACTACTTTGACCTTTCACTGAAAACGGGATGAATGGCATGATATCTGCTTCCCTCTCACCTCTGCCCTGCCTTCTGGCTAGCACCTTTTTAAATACTCAGCTTGCAGCCTTTCTTGCCTCCGCTGAATCTCTCTGGCTGACTGGTTTTGTCTTTTCCAATGTTCCAACTTTCTCTTTATGCTAATATCCAAACATGCATTTCTAATTCCTTTGTATTATTCATCCATACAAGATGGATTCATGCAGTTTACTTTGTTCACACTGTTCTTGCATCACATTGCTCTGTAGACACACTTGTGCCTCTGCGTTTGGCAGCAAtgtgttgtttacttttttacaaaaaaatatctgcGGTCAAACATAGTTTATTTatgccaaattcacaaacatgaAGCAATTCAAGGGCGGCTTATCCAACATATTTTCAACAGTTACTTCATTAGTTCCAGCTGCAAAAGCAAATTTATTCCCGTGTTATCAGTGATTCCCATACTGtacattataaaacattttacaaagcTAAATTatagaacaaaaaataatgtcttTACTCAAAGTTGTTTGATGTGCTGTTGAACtacatttcattcatttattcagtgATTTTTACCTTCACAGAATATTGAAATGTTTCAATATAAACCAGTGCAAAGGGCTTACATAAAGCATGGCATTTTAATCAAGtaaactcaaataaaatgtatttatgagCACATTTACAAACAACTGATGTTGACAAAAGTAGCATGAACATATAACATGAACATGTGCTGAtgcataaaagcaaaataaacaattaattaatgcaacgtttttttttaaaaaaaaagcaaaactataacatacaaacaacaacagtaattGAAATAGAATAAATCATATCATTGTCTGCTTTAAACGCCaaagaataataatatttaaaaataaataaataaataaataaataagttttgaaAGTGCCCAATCTAAAACTTAGATTAAAATATGTAGCAGAACATGAACATGCTATTAAATACTAAAgcatgttaatattttaaagctgatgacaaataaaatctgaaacttcatgagttatttaattttacttcttcattgtctttttcttttgactgttcctttttcaggggtggccacagctaatcatcctcctccatcttatttaatttgactcattttacataattagacaataaaaaaataaagggacctattatgcaaaattcactttttgcatgttttcataCTTCcatactgcttctagaaacagtccaagtgcaaaaaacaataaataaaaaaataaaaatgaaacacccagcagtttttgacaataagtaaatgttttctggtgtctgcaaaacgatgTTTCAAAAATGTCTGGATTGTTGagtcacaatccctgttacttAGCAAGCCCAGCCCcttacctagcaacccaagtgaagctccacccacttcattaaaAGAAGACAGATACGTTTGTTCGGCTGATTTTACTGCAGGAAATTTTTTGTTGTCCGCTGCATTATAGAACATGTGTCTGTATTGTCACTATCCCGACTCGCTACCATTTGGGTTTTGGATTGCTGATTGCCGCTGTCCAACTTGACAAATGTCGGTTTtgaccaacagcagcttatttgcaaaATAGTGACGTAGtcctaaaactgctcattctgaaatcagctcaaaacaggcagaactaaCCAGGTGAAATCTCAggatctgagaatgattttgcgtattaaatttaatgaacatgttttgtacagcccacagacctatcctagcataataggtcccctttaaaataataattttttggGCCCCTAGAGGGCAACAGAAACACCTTGTTATACATCCTCTGTCTGTGGTGctgaaacatatttaaatctctgtgtctctgtctgtggtGCTGAATATATAGGTtatgcaatatttatttttccagatcAATTGTCCCTTGTCTTTGTGAGACCGGGAAAAAGGCCCGCTCACTATGACATGCTATAACAACACTATAACACCccggttctttgtttttctgactctAATCGTGTGCAACGAGGTTGAGTGAAGCAGAATATTACAACATTGCTtggtcaaaattaaatattttgggtAGGGCTTTGGGTAAGCATGAAATTTCATTCACTTCACACATGTCTTGTCTCATCTAGCCTGGCATTTGAATAAGTATAAGTCCTTGGTGCCCAGTGGATCTTACAAAGTGGATGTTTTtgtatgtctgtttgtttgtttgaaaggcACCAAATAGGAAACATAATTACATAAattagggtgtgtgtgtgtgggggtgggggggggggtactttaaagtactttaaaaaaagtactaGTCAGAAGACAGAAGAATTTGACTTTAAAGGATAAATAGTTGCAAAAATGATATTAGCATAAAGAGAAATACAGTCATTTTGAAGCATGCTCTCAATTTCTGCATCACCTGAGTCCTCTCCTTGACTGAAAGCCATCATTTCTTGGATGATAACATTTGATAACACCACCATAGGTGAGGTCATCTTGGATCAGTGCCACAAAATAGAAAACCTTCCTCTCTAAACTCATAACTGTTATATGAATTATGCAAGCCTTATGTGTCACATGATGCCTGAGTCATTCCAGCACAATACAGCTTTGAAAAACTGACAGGTCCTTCATGTGACAAGgcatgaaaaaaaagtaatgaaagaaaaagaagggaaaaacaaGCTTCACACTGACAATACGATTCCTAAAGACCTCCTACTGAGAACCAATAAGAAGTggaacatttcatttaaaaacagagttaaaCTTGTCTTTACAGATACAATTTCAGATCTTTAATAGAGGCAGTTAAATTGGATTATATATAAGAAGCGAAATTTAAATGCATTGCATGATAAGTACTTGAACAGACATACCTATTTAAGATTTACCTAAAGTGAACCACAGGAACTAAAATTATCTGCCACTCAGAGTTACTCTGCCTGGGAGATTAAccctaaaacagcatttaacaGAAACATAGATATTTTAATTGGAATTGTAGCAGATTTAGtctcttttattatttcctgtttttaatgaaaatggtttttttttagattagtttaaattcttgtattttaaataactttaaactgacattcatgaacTGTAAATGTTTAGGGCTGACACTTGTGCTGAACAGCTATACTGTGGTCTATTCCGCCCTCTTGTGGTGATTAATGTCAacattggtttttttttcaacttaaaaacttctgtcaaaaagaaaaaaaaaacgtgttctAGAAATTTTAATACTTACAACAAAAGTCCCATATTGTACAGTTATataatttttcttcttcataGGACAATAAGTCTGCTTCATCAATTGATAAAACAGTGCtagaatttatataaaaaactataaacacaaaataaccaaaaagaCCTTAAGAGTTACTTTTATTTGCTCATTTGAAATTAGAACTTCTGGAGGTAggattgtttatttatttgcttgctTTGCAACCACACTCTTCCACATATTGCTATTTGGTTATTATATTTCAAAATCCAATTAACACTTTTAATGCACTATAGccaatgtaaaaataaatgaaacaacaacattaaaacatgacacattttaatgactgCATCAAAAGACTTTGAAAAAGGGCTGTGGTGGCTTGATGATCAGTTTTGCGGTCTTGGAATCCTGAGGTTGTAGGTTCAAATCCAGGTCacggcaggaagggcatctggtctaaaacaattgccaaatcattTGCTCACTGTGTCAACCCCTGAAGAAAGGAGTGGCGGAAAGAACTTACTATCATAATACTTTGATAAAACATCCTCTGCAGGAACACCTTCTGTGATTTGGATAATTGGCAAAGCTTTTAGGTCATATATGTCAGTAACTGAATAGTTATAGACATTGTTTATCACCTTCTTTGTCAAAGCAAGACAAACAATTCATGGTAAATGaggtataataataataataataataataataataataataataataataataataataataataataataataatacagaaaaaaactttttgatttcagattatttcttattttacttttgagtAACACTTACCTGTTGATACCGCTCATCACCGCTTGGTGGCAGCAAAGCGCCGCCGACCTCCAGGATCGCCGTAGAAGAAGAGTGAAGCTCAGCGGTAGGTTAACCGATGCAAGGCGATGGGGTGAGTAACCTGATTTCATTCGTTTACTCTCTCTAAATCacactaaaacatgtttttaaacaaatattctaTCAGATATCGTGTCGTGACGTGGAAGAAAACATGCGATATGGTGTAAATGTGCATATTTTCAGCAGAGTTAGTGGTGACAGCCTCCCTGACCGCCTACACAAAGCAACACTTCGCTCGTTCCTGCTGGCCGTTTACCTCAAAGCTATCAGTCATGTTATTGTAGCTATCTGAAATTAgcctgtttttttctaattgcatgtctttattttcagtatttaatTTAACTTAGAAGCGAACCTAGAAAAGCTGAATTGTCGGGGGTGAAGCTGCGGAAGGATGCTAAAAATAACAGCtaattaaattttcagattCTGGACTAAACCACTTGAAGTTATTATTTAAGAAGGGACTGCTGTTACATGAGCGACAGAGACACACAGTGAGTCTTCTTAGAGGTGGCTGTCCCATATTTCATTCAGTCACATGAGACATTAAAACATGACTTATTTTTTATGGTTCAGAGTTAATTGTTATTGGCAGCCTTGGGCCCATTGTCTGATATTTGATTTGTtagttttgcacatttattgcttttgttttatagaaTTGTTTGCTTGATATAACAGAACCAAGCgtgttttgctaaaataaatacatacatttagTTAAATCAAACCTCAGATGAGTAGCAGCTAGCAGATGAAGgagtaataataaaacatgttgagGATGGTATGTTCTGAGTCTGAATGAAGATCATCTGGAGATTCTGCTCAAACTAGCATCTTCACAGCATCTTATTTCTGTTTAGGGTGACTGTGAAGAAATTATTAGACTGTGGTACTCAAAAATCCTAAAGGTTTTGCACACTCCAGCTCCACATGCCTGATCTGCTCATGCTGCCCTTCTGTGAGCAGTAGAGTTTATAATCTTGAATTGTCACCAGAGTGACCAAATGTCACATTATCACATGATTGTGGACactttatcatttgttttaacagaCTTTTCTCACCATAATTTTATATCAACTTGAGTGACTGacttattttaatatataaaaaatgtgagCCACAGATTCATTCAGGATTGTGGTAGTCGACCGAGGTTTTATCTCATTCAGTTCtcctttttccctctctctgcaGTCTGCTTGACTTTTGCTGACTCTCTCTGGTGATTGGCTCCTCAAGCCATCTTTCAACATGCAAGGATTCTACTCCAAGCTCGactcgtcctcgtcctcgtccccCTTGCTGGGGGTGGGCCTCGGGGGCGAAGGCGCTCATGTACCTCTCAGCCTGGCCGTGGAGGCGGAGAAAGCCCAGGCCCTCCTGCAGACATTCAGCTCGCCCTCCTTGTTGGCTTCAGCGGGGCTCGGGATGTTCTGCGTGGTGGCGGACCACACGCTTCAGCTGTCTGCCGTTCAGCACCACCTGTGGCTGCGCGCCGTCTTGGACAATGCCACGCACGGATTGGTAGGGCTGTGGTCGTGGGCGGTTGTGATTGGACTGAGGAAAAGGAGTGATTTGTATGAGGTGCTGCTGGCAGGGCTTCTGGCATCAATCATAGACCTCGACCACTTCTACATGGCTGGATCTCTCTCACTCAAGGTTAGATCTGCAGTTGTTGATGGTTTTTAGTACTCTTACAAATGATTGGGTACCTTCTATGtcaattattttcattttattttgacagtagGAAGTTCTGACAAGCTAATTGTTAACTCccttcctctctgtctgttcAGGCTGCCGTCTCGCTGCCTCATCGTCCCCCCCTCCACTGCTCTTCTCTCATCCCTGTCATCTGCCTCACCCTCCGCTTCCTCATGTGGATCGGCCGCCTCAAAGATTCTTGGTGCTCCCTGCCGTGGATGCTTTTCATTTCCATGACGACGCACCACGTCCGGGACGCCGTGCGCCACGGCCTGTGGGTTTGCCCGTTCGGCAACACCGCTCCCATCCCCTACTGGCTGTACGTGAGCACCACGGCAACGCTTCCTCACCTGTGCTCAGTACTCA
Above is a genomic segment from Kryptolebias marmoratus isolate JLee-2015 linkage group LG14, ASM164957v2, whole genome shotgun sequence containing:
- the tmem267 gene encoding transmembrane protein 267 gives rise to the protein MQGFYSKLDSSSSSSPLLGVGLGGEGAHVPLSLAVEAEKAQALLQTFSSPSLLASAGLGMFCVVADHTLQLSAVQHHLWLRAVLDNATHGLVGLWSWAVVIGLRKRSDLYEVLLAGLLASIIDLDHFYMAGSLSLKAAVSLPHRPPLHCSSLIPVICLTLRFLMWIGRLKDSWCSLPWMLFISMTTHHVRDAVRHGLWVCPFGNTAPIPYWLYVSTTATLPHLCSVLMYLTGTRDVISTKHGVAIDV